The following are encoded in a window of Streptomyces sp. Go-475 genomic DNA:
- a CDS encoding iron-containing redox enzyme family protein, which yields MTTEFTSDTIVGELSDTVDRELENSTFWRAFTRGELPLEHVRDVFLQYYLWRNTFHRWFGVCIAKSPAFGSGRQTEYILQELSEHIEEEVSGDHHGLAVQFLKVLGVDNPRDVLPLPHTTAYENHFAELYMSPERSGDEALAALAGRELVAPKRNRLTIDAFQEKYGITESLEFFHLHEELEVEHFRGLWGAVATQSEKDRRLVEAAKDQIVRHVRFWDDVHAAV from the coding sequence GTGACGACGGAATTCACCAGCGACACCATCGTCGGTGAGCTTTCGGACACGGTCGACCGAGAACTGGAAAACAGCACGTTCTGGCGGGCTTTCACCCGAGGCGAACTCCCCCTGGAGCACGTGCGCGACGTCTTTCTCCAGTACTACCTGTGGCGCAACACCTTCCACCGCTGGTTCGGCGTGTGCATCGCCAAGAGCCCGGCCTTCGGCAGCGGGCGGCAGACCGAGTACATCCTCCAGGAGCTGAGCGAGCACATCGAGGAGGAGGTGTCCGGCGACCACCACGGCCTGGCCGTCCAGTTCCTGAAGGTCCTGGGCGTGGACAACCCCCGCGACGTTCTCCCGCTGCCGCACACCACGGCGTACGAGAACCACTTCGCGGAGCTCTACATGAGCCCCGAGCGCAGCGGTGACGAGGCCCTCGCGGCGCTGGCCGGCCGGGAGCTGGTGGCGCCCAAGCGCAACCGGCTCACCATCGACGCGTTCCAGGAGAAGTACGGCATCACCGAATCCCTGGAGTTCTTCCACCTCCACGAGGAACTGGAGGTGGAGCATTTCCGCGGCCTGTGGGGAGCGGTTGCCACGCAGTCCGAGAAGGACCGCAGGCTGGTCGAGGCGGCCAAGGACCAGATAGTCCGCCACGTACGGTTCTGGGACGACGTACACGCGGCCGTCTGA